The Synergistota bacterium DNA segment GCCATGCAACCAAAATAAAAGATGAAAAGATGAGCTGCAACTACCGGGACGCCGAGCTTAACGAGAGCCGGAGCTACCATAGAACCAAGGATGATATAAAGCGCAGTTGTGGGCATGCCCATTCCCATTATTATGGAGGCCACCATCGTTAGAAAAAGTGCTGGATATATCTGTCCCCCTGCAAGCTGAACTATGAGATCCGCAAACTTTAATCCCAAGCCGGTTAGCGTAACCGTACCAACGATCAGGCCTGCGCACGCACATGCAGCTATAACGCTTAAAGAATTTATCGCTCCCATTTCAAGAGCCCGAATGAACCCATGAAGATTAAGACGCGTTTCCTTACGCAAGAAGCTAACCATTATGACAAGCATAACAGCAGCGAAGGAGGCCTTAATGGGAGAGTATCCCGCTATCAGCATGTAAAATATAGTAATAGGGGCGAGAAGAAGAAATCCCCCTCTTTTAACCACTTCCAAAAAGCGTGGAAGCTTTTCAGATGGAATTCCCCTCAATCCTAGCTTTATAGCCTCTATATCAACCATCAAGAAAACGGACAGGTAGTACAAAACCGCGGGAATAGCCGCATGGATAATAAGCTTCCCGTAGGGAATACCAGTCATCTCCGCCATTATAAAAGCGGCAGCTCCCATGATAGGGGGCATTATCTGTCCACCTGCCGATGCCGCTGCTTCAACGCCTCCAGCGAACTCAGGTCTATAACCTATGCTCTTCATCAGAGGGATGGTAAAGGTACCGGTACCGGCAACATTGGCAAAGGAGCTTCCTGAAATTGTCCCCATTAAACCGCTCGCGATAACGGCAGCCTTTGCAGGACCTCCCCTATATTTACCTGCAATGGAAACCGCGAGATCTATAAATGATCTCGCTCCCCCCGTTTCGGTCAGAAAGGCTCCAAGAAGTATAAAGACAAACACGAAGGTAGATGTCACATATATAGCCACCCCATAAATTCCCTCGCTTGTCAAAAACATATGCTCTATAACACGTGAAAGATCGTACCTTCTATGCCCCAGATCCCCAGGTATAAGATGTCCAAAAAGAGCATAGGCGAGAAAACAACACGCAACTATAACGAGAGGCCAGCCCATCGTTCTACGAGTCGCCTCCAAAACGATAAGAATAGTTATAGCTCCCAGTATCAAATCTCTTGGCAATGGCTCACCAGCTCGCAGAACTATATTCATATAGTCCAAGACTATATAGGCTCCAACCGAAAGCGAAAGGAATATCGCCAATATATCAAACCAAGGTAATCTCCCCTCCTTCTCTCGAGAGGAAGAGGGATACCAGAAGAAGGTTAAAGCGAGAGCAAAAGCAAGGTGAATCGCACGATGTTGCATCTGAGGAAGCATCTCAAAACCGGAGGAATAAAGGTGAAATAGAGACATAGCTACCGCTATTCCGCAGGCTACTCTTCTCGCTAACCCCATAAGATTTCTTCTGGTCTCCGACCTCTCCTTGGGTAAATCCAATATCTTTACCTCCCTTCTTTATATAAGCTCGTTCTTCTCTCCCTTGAAAAGGAGAATAAAGCAGGGATATTCCTTAACATAGATATCTAATCTATCCCAGTTTTCAAGTTTTCTTAAGGGATAAAGTATCGTCCCGTCCCACAATATAAGACGTGGATTAGCCACCTTACTTAATCTGAAGGGAATAAAATTCATATGTTTATGGAGTCCACTTATGACCATAAAGCTATCTTTGAAGATAAGGTCTTCCTCAAAGGTCGAGGGAACGCCCCATCCAAGATCCTGAATTTTTGTGCCTATCAAAACGATCTCCCCACTGAGACTTACGAGATAGTACTCATAAACCGGGGAAAGATGAACCGAGTGTCTTATAAGAGTTGCGAAAACGTAGTCTGGATAAACCTCCTTTCTAAAAACTACATCGTTTCTATCCAAGCTGTAGATTTCAAGTACCGTTAATGGATAAGCAAATAGCATGACAGCAATAGAGCAAAGCACGATGATAAAAATTTTTCGCAGAGAAAATTCTCTCATCTTTCAAAGACACCCCTTTAAACTAATAAAGAGGGGAAAGCTTTTCCCCGTGCGGAAAGAGCTTCCCCCTTCCAGATTCAGAAAAGCGAGGCAACAAGCTTATTTGATAAGCCCTACTTCGCGATAATATCTTTCTGCTCCAGGGTGCAAAGGCACAGACATCGCGCTCAAAGCGGTACTTAGCTTTATATTTTTACCTTGAGCATGCGCTGCCGCCAACTCATCAAGATGTTCGAAAACGGCCTTGACGATCTTATAAACCGTGTCCGCGCTTAAATCCTCACGAGCACATAAAAGCGCAGGGCTTGCAACTGTAAGAACCTTTTCCTTCACTCCTTTATATACATTTGGCGGAATGGTAAACAGCGTAAGATAGGGCCTGCCTTTTAAGAAATTTTCCATTACCTTTCTATCCACGCTCAACAGATAAATATCTATCATCGTTGAAACATCCACAACCGCTGAAGTTGGTATACCGGATCCTACAATGGCGCAGTCTATAACACGGTCCTTAAGCGCAGTCACAGCCTCTCCAAACTTAAGAAACTGGGGTTTTATATCCTTATAAGTCAAGCCATGTGCCTTCAACACCATCTTTGCGGTTCTCTCCGTTCCACTTCCCGGAGCTCCAACGGCTACCTTCTTTCCCTTAAGATCATATAGAGTTTTTATGCCAGAATCTCTCCTCACTATGAACTGAAAAACTTCTGGATAAAGGCAAGCTATTCCACGAACGTTCTTCACAGGCTTTCTATCGAAGGGAGGCTGTCCATTGTAAGCACCCCAAGCAGTATTAGCAGCAGCTAATATAAGATCGACGCGCTTTGCTCTGAGCATCTTGAGATTAGCAACGGATGCTCCAGTAGATTCAGCAGTTATCTCGATGCCGGGGACATACTTAGTTACAATGGAGGCAATAGCAGACCCTATAGGGTAGTAAGTACCTGCAGTTCCCCCCGTAGCAAGAGAGAGGCGTTCGACTGCCGCCGAGGCATGTGCTCCAACTAAGAGAAGCACCACGAGAAGCAACGCAACCAACCTCTTGGACTTCACACCATTCCCCTCCTTTTGATAGTTTTTCTTTCATACTTAGGTTATATAGAAAGAAAATCTCTCATACTGAAGATATCAAATAACCGAGATCTTGTCAAGCACTGAAGTAAATGCTATCTTTAATAGGTCAAAAGGGAAAAACTAATGGAGGGCAGTTAAATGAAAGAGGAAGATATCTTCCAATACATGATGAATGCCAAAGAGGGGTTACCCCCGCGACAGAGAAGAGTTTGTGATTACATTCTCGATAACTACCCAAGAATCGCGTTCTTAACCGCTGAAGAATTAGCCAAGGAAACGGGCACGAGCCCCGCTACCGTTCACAGAATGGCAATAAACCTGGGATTTAAAAGCTACAAGGCCCTTAAAGATAAGTTGAGAGAGCGAGCCTCAAGCTCTTATGCGCTTCCTCTAAACAAAATACGAGACGCCTTGGGAGCATTTAAAGAAAATGAAATCGTAAGAGAAGTTATAAATGAGAATATCAAAGCTCTTAAGGATGTGATGAACGAACAGCTCCTCGGCTCTTTTCCTAAAGCCATTGAAAGACTGTCTGAGGCGAGGAGGATCTACATCATAGGCTTAAGATCTACAAGAGGCATAGCTCTTTATCTTCATGCATTGCTTCTTCAAATCACACCTGATGTATTCTTAGTAGACTATGGCGGGACTGATATGATGTTTGAGGTAATGATCGATATGAACGCCCATGATGCCCTTATAGCTCTTATGGCAGGGGTCCCTCGCTACACAAAGAGAACTATTTATGCCGTAGAATATGCTCATGGCAAGGGAACACCAATTATATTAATCACGAACACGCTCTCGAATGTAGTAGCCCCACTTGCAACGGAGATACTCTTAGCCCCTCAAAGAACAAAACATTACAGTGCTATACCCCTCCTCGCAGTATGCGACGCTCTCGTCGCTGCGCTTGGAAGCAGAAAGAAGAAAGAAGCCTACCAGAGGATAGACTCGCTAAGCCAGCTTCTCGTTAAGTATGATATCTCGGAATGAGAAGAGGATAGCTTTACCTTATGAAGCCGAGAAGTCTCGGTAAGAAAAGCGATATCGGCTCTATATAAGCCACGATAGCCAAAACTATTATCTCCGCTATAACGAATTTATAGACCGCTGATGCAATTTTCTCGAGCGATAAACCGGTTATCCCACAGCTCACAAATAAACATACTCCAACCGGTGGAGTAGCCATTCCTATTGCAAGATTAAGAACCATCATAAACCCAAAGTGGAGAGGATGTATTCCCACCTTGGCAGCTATTGGAGCAAGAATAGGCGCGAGTATTATTATCGCTGCACCGGTTTCCATAAACATCCCCACTATAAGTAGGAATATGTTTATTATTAGAAGAAAAACGTACTTGTTATGGGAAATGGAAAGAAAAGCCATGGCTATCTTATAAGGGATCATGTTAGCAGCTATAACCCAAGCAAACACATTAGCCATGGAAATTATAAGCAATATCGCAGCCATGGTTATACCACTTTGAAGAAGGATATTTGGAAGATCCCTCCACTTAAGCTCCTTGAATATGAACATGCCTATTATAAATGAATATATAACGGCAACAGCAGCAGCTTCAGTGGGAGTGAAAACGCCGAAGAGTATCCCACCAAGAATGATTATCGGGGACAGTAAAGCCCAAAAAGCCTTCTTAAACTCCGCCCATACCCTTCCTAAGGAAAAGCTCTCAACTGCAGGATAGTTTCTCGTTCTCGACTCAAGAAATACCACGAACATCAGCGCAAGCCCCAGCATAACCCCTGGAATAAAGCCTGCAGCAAAAAGCCCTCCTATAGAAACCCCAACTGAAACACCATATATAACCATAATGATGCTTGGGGGTATTATAGGGCCTATCGTGGCAGCTGCAGAGGTAAGAGCTGCACTGAAATCTGTCTCATAACCGTTTTTCTCCATTGCGGGAATCATTATGGAACCTATAGCAGAAGCATCGGCAACGGCTGAACCGCTTATCCCCGCGAAAAGCATATTAGCCACAACATTTGTGTGAGCTAAGCCTCCCTTTATATGCCCAACCAAGCTGTTAGCAAACCTTATTATTCTTATAGTTGTTCCTCCTCGGTTCATCAGCTCTCCAGCAAGGATAAAGAAAGGAACTGCCATAAGAGGAAAGGAATCTATACCTGTAAACATTCTCTGAGTTACAACCTGTAAAGGTACTCCCATAGCGAAGATGCAAACGAAACCCGTAATACCAAGCACAAACGCAAGCGGGATACCCAAAATAAAAGTTATCAAAAACGCGATGACCATCAACGTAATCATTTTCCCCTCTCCTCCTCTATCCTTTTAAGCTCGATATCCGCAGTTGAAAGAAGCTGAAACGATCTTGAAAGAAACATATCAAGAACGTGAAGAAACATATATATACACCCGAAAGGTATCGCAAAATAGGGTATAACCATGGGCAAGCCCATCGCAGGGGAAGTTTGAGTTCTCAAGGTAAGCAGTAGATTAAACCCCTGGTAGGCAAGAGCTATTAGAAAAACCATTACTATTATCTCTGACAGAAAGATCAGCCCCTTCTGCAGCTTCTTCGGCATTTTGTTTATAAACATGGTAACGCCTATATGTCTCCCTTTTTTCACCGCAATTCCTGCCCCGAGATATGTTACCCAGACCATCATGTACCTCGCAGCTTCCTCCGACCAAGTAAGAGGATTGTGAAGGACAAATCTAAAGATGACCGCGGAGAAAGCAAGAACGCTCATAAAAGCCATGAGAGATATTATCCCCCATCTCGCTATCCTATCAAAAACATCTATTAAGCCCTTTAATCCTCTCATTACTAAGTCTAATCACACCCCCTCTATAAGATAAAAGGGGCAGAAAATGTTTTTCTGCCCCTTCTTAAATTTTCGCAAGCAGTAAAATAAAAACTAACCTCTTGAAGTAGACTTACTGTATCATCCTCCTCTCCTTCTCCTCTGCCTTCTTAACAGCATTTATGACCTCATTTACCCACTTATCTCCGATTTCCTTCCTAACATACTTAAGAACGACCGGCTGAGAAAGATCTCTGAACTCTTTTGCCTCCTTCGGAGTGGGAACGTATATCCTCATGCCTTTTTTCTTAAGATGGATAAGGCCCGTCTGAACCTGCCTTTCAGTTAAAGCTCTCTGTGCAATCTTAAAGAGTTGAGCTCCCTCAAACATTATAAGTTTTTGATCTTCCGTTAGCTTATTCCATACCCTCTCATTTATGAACATTATAAGAGGATTATAAAGATGTCCATCTAAAACCACGTACTTAGATACTTCATAGAACTTCATGTTATTAATGAGCGTAATCGGACACTCTGCTCCATCAACGACCCCCTGCTGCAACGACATATAAAGCTCCCCGAAGGCTATAGGAGTAGGAGAAGCACCGAGCGCTTCGACCAACTTCATGTGAGCCGGATTTTCCATCGTTCTGATCTTAAGCCCCTTCATGTCAGCGGGAGAATGTATCTCCTTCTTAATGGTGAAGAAGTGCCTATACCCATTCTCGCTTATAGCAAGACAACGAATACCGGTCTTCTTAAGCATTTCCTTCATAAGCTTCTGTCCGAAGGGACCATCTAATACCTCCCAAGCCACACACTTATTGGGAAAGAGATAGGGTATATCAAATACCATTATAGGCTTAAACAAAGTTGGTATAGGCCCTGTAGTTATAGTGCCAAGCTCGATGGATCCGATCTTCAACCCTTCCAGGATCTCTTTCTCATTACCGAGCTGAGAGGCGTGAAAAGCATCCACTTTTATGGCTCCCTTGGTCTTCGTGTAAACATAATTTCTAAAGATATCAACCGCTATAACGGTTCTATCACTGGGGTCAGCCGGACCAGCGTTAGCGAGCTTCAGCCTCATAACCGCGAAAGCCGTGCTTCCCATTAACACCACGCCGAGGAACGCTATGAGCATCACCGCTATTCCCAGCCTCTTAAGCATATCATCGACCACCTCCATTAAGATTTAAGATAGGACTGCATGATATATTATACACTACTTTGGGCGCATATACCAATTCAAAAACACTCCTAACTTAAAATAAAAATCTTTAAAAACGCTTCCTTGCTTTCACCTCTTCATTTTTGTTAAAATCCCTCTAAATTACAATTTTACGGCGGTTAGTTTTCATGGTATGCTAATTCGCAGAGGGGGTGAATTAACTTTGCTCAAATTTAACTTTGATGAGGTAATCGAAAGAAGGGGCACGGGCTGCGAGAAATGGGACGCCTTAAAGGAGTTCTTCGGAAGAGAAGACTTAGTAGCTTTATGGGTAGCGGACATGGACTTTAAAGCTCCTCCAGAAGTAGTAGAAGCTTTTAAGAAGGCGGTGGAACACGGCATATTCGGCTATACCCACCGACTCGAAGAATATTACGAGGCGATAATCGGATGGGTTGAAAGGCGCCATAGCTGGAAAATAAAAAGGGAATGGATTAGCCATTCTCCAGGAGTTATCCCTGGAATTAATGTCGCCATATTAGCATTGACCGTGCCGGGAGATAAGATAATAATTCAGCCCCCAGTATATCCCCCATTTAGAAGAAGCATACTCGAAAACGGAAGACAGCTCGTCTACAACCCGCTTAGGCTTGAGGGAAATCGCTTCGTCATGGACTTTGAGGATCTCGAGAGAAAAATAGACGATAGAACGAGAATGCTTATATTATGCAGTCCGCATAACCCGGGAGGCAGAGTCTGGACGAAAGAGGAGCTTAAAACCTTAAGCGAGATATGTTTAAAACACAACCTCATCGTGCTTTCAGATGAGATACACTGCGACATCGTTTTCAAGGGATACAAACATATCCCGCTTCAAACCGTCTCAGATGAGATAGCTCAAAGAAGCATAGCCTTTATATCCCCAAGCAAGACCTTCAACTTAGCGGGATTAAGAACATCCGTGGCGATAATACCCAATGAAAACATAAGAAAAGCGTATAACGCCGTCCTTAAAGCCCTCAATATAGGAGAAGCTAACACTTTCGGAATGATAGCCCTTGAGGCAGCTTACAAACATGGGGATGAATGGCTAAACGAGCTTCTTTCCTACCTCGAGGGAAACCTAAAATTTCTGGATGACTTTCTTAAAGAAAGGATACCCGAGCTCGAGCTTATGCCTCCTGAGGGAACCTATGTCCCCCTCGTTAACTGTGAAAAACTGAAAATGACTCCAAAGGAGCTATGGGAGCTATTTATAGAAAAGGCTCATGTCGCAGTAAACCTTGGTGCAAACTACGGACCCGGAGGAGAAAACTTCATCCGCATAAACATAGCAACCCCAAGGAAAATACTCAAAGAAGGCTTAGAGAGAATAGAAAAAGCGATTCACCATTCGAAGCTCTGAACAACTATAAAGCCTTTTCTGCTAGCTCCCTCTTTAGCAGCTTTACGCGCAAAGTGGGTTACGATTATACCTACTACATTATCATGTTTATACAGTTTCTTTATCTTCTCTATTTTTCTCTCAAGAGGTTTTATCTCACGCAAGCGCGTGAACTTCATAACAGATTCGCCCACTATAATAATGCTTTCTCCATTCTTCCGACCACGCGCAAATAGATTTATCTCCTCATCATCAATCTCAAAGCGTATTATCTTTTCGAGAACTTCTATACCATACCTTTCCTTAAGAAAGACAGGCAATTTCTTATAAGCCTCATTTTCAAGGGCATAGGATACGCTCCGGGCAAGACCACCGAGATCCCTTCTAACATCTCCTAAAGAACCATAGAGTTTTCGTATTTCTTCTTCGGTGCGAGACTGAGCTTCCGTAAGATTCACAATCGCTCGCCTAAGCTCCTTTATTTCATCTTCCGATCTCGCTTGAACCTCTGCAAGCTCTTCTAACCTACGCTCAGTCCTCGCCTGAGCCTCAGCTAACTCCCTCAAACGCTCCTCCGTGCGAGACTGAGCCTCAGCAAGCTGCTCCAAACGCTCTTCCGTACGAGACTGAGCCTCAGCAAGCTGCTTTATAATATCCTTAAGCTCACTAAAATCCTCTCTTCTAACCATATTACGAGAAAGAAACTCAAGGTATTCAAGAAAGCTTATAAAGGCTTCCTTAATATCGGCAGGTAATTTATTAAACTTCCTTAGAAGATCAGCCTTTAGCGGAAACACCTAAAGCACCTCCTCAAGATAAAGTATATCCCAGCCTTTTTGCAAAGTAAAGCTGGTGGTTCTTTGCCTCGGAAAAAACTTCCTTTACACTTTGAAAGTTAAGAGGAAGAAATCTCCCATTGCGAAGGGGATTTTTATTGAAAAATAAGGGGTAAAAAGGAGGACTCCGCGTGCGGATGCTTTCCGCTCCATCATCTTCTCAAGACACCGGCGCTTAAAGTACCTTCCGCTCAGAGCGAGTTTTTCACCCGTTAGCTTTCTTACCCAATAGATCGGGCCCACTTTGCCGAGCAACCCTAAGAGAACTTTTCTCTTAGCTACCCTTCTTGCCTCAGCGAGCGCACTTTCAGGATCACGCATAAATTCAAGCGATGTTATGAAAAGAACATAGTCAAAAGAATGATCCTTAAATGGCAAGCGAGAGCCATCTCCGAGAACCACCGTCAGCCCTTTCCTCCTGGCTACCTCGATCATGGGCTCCGATATATCGACCCCTACTACCTTAAAACCATGCCTCCTGAGCTCCTCCATGAAGACACCTGTTCCACAGCCAACCTCAAGCAGGCTTCCACGCTCATCAAGCTCATCTAAAATAAGCTCAAGCTCTCTCTCAAGGACGAACTCACCCTCTATGCTTCTATACCATCTATCATAGTTTAGCGCATCATTAAGGCTAAAGTCCTTAAAGCTACTCAACTTTGAGAAAACCCCTTTCACTCGCGAGCCTTAAAACCCTTTTAACATCAACAACAAGGGGTCCCCTCCTTGTTATCTCAACCCTCCAATCGCCCTCGGTGAAATCGATCTCGCGCTCACCATCGAGCGCTATAACTCCCTTCCTTAGCTTAAGCGGGATTTTCAAATTAAGAGGAATTCCCCTAAAAGCTTTGACGCTTATTTCTTTGACAACGCCAGGAACTATGGGAGCATAAGCCTTTCTTCCAGGCTCTCCGAGCTCAACATAGACTCCTCTATCGTCCATCTCATCCGTGGGGATTAAAAAGCCCGCTATGGAGGAAGCTCCTATAGAGTCCGGCTTTGCAACGGTGGAGAATATTTCCCTTATTTCCTCGGGATGCCATATTGCACGGGATCCTATAAAAGAACAATCAAGCGATACGAGATCAACAAGGGCTATATCCTTGAGCTTCCCATCCTTGAAAAGCTCGATTCTCTTCACCCTATAGCATCCCTCTTCCTTAGAAACGATGCCCTTGGCTATAGCTGAAGCAGCTAAGGCAGCAACCGTGCTTTCTATCATATAAGGGAAAACATTATTCGTTCCAGTAGATATAGGAAGAAGGGGGACTTCACTTTGAGGAGAAAGTCCCTTGGCAACAACGCGATTTGTTCCATCACCACCGAGAGTTATAAGACAATCAACTCCTTCACGCTCAAAGATGGAAGCGGCTCTCGTTGAATCCTCCTGCGTGAAATCAACATCCATATCCACGATTTCAACCAAGAGGTTCACTCTCCCAAGCTCCTTTAAAGCCTTAGCTCCTATCTGAAAATAATCCGGCATGAAAAGAACCTTCTTTATGCCAAGCTCATCAAACACAGAAAGCATTCTTTTAACTATGTTTACCTTCTCATTATTATCAAAAACTGAACCGTGAGCAACGAGTCTTCTTATATCTTTGCCTGAAGCTGGATTAGCTATTATAGCTATTTTGCCCATGGAAAAATCTGCCTCCTTTAAAAGCTCAAAATAAAAGCGGGGGACGTTCCCTCCATGGCATGCAGAGGAAAACCGTCCCCTCGCTCTTAGAATTCAAAGGATCAAACCATCTCCTTAACCGCCTTTATTATATCACTAACCTGAGGTATTACAAAGTTCTCAAGTGGTGGGGAGAAAGGTATAGGGGTATTTTTAGCGCAGACCCTTTTCACTGGAGCGTCAAGATATTCAAAGGCTTTCTCCATAATTATGGCAACGATCTCTCCCCCGAAACCGCTCCTCTCAACCGCCTCGTGAACGACTATAGCCCTGTGGGTTTTCTTGACGGATTCGAGTATCTTCTCTTCATCAAGAGGATAAAGCGTTCTCGGATCTATAACCTCAACGCTTATTCCTTCCTTTTCAAGCTCCTTAGCGGCTTCCAAAGACTTATGAACCATCATAGAGGTAGCTATTATCGTTATGTCCTTCCCCTCTCTTTTTACATCTGCAACCCCAAGCGGAACGATATATTCCTCCTCTGGAACTTCTCCTTTAACCCCATATAACATCTTATGTTCAAGGAATATAACGGGGTTATCATCTCTTATCGCGGCTTTCAGCAATCCCTTAGCATCATAGGGAGTGGAAGGCATTACCACCTTCAAACCGGGAAGATGTGTAAACCACGCCTCAAGACTCTGTGAGTGCTGAGCGGCAGCGGAAAGACCTCCTCCTACGGGGGTTCTGACAACCATGGGAAGTTTTACTTTACCACCGAACATATACCTCATCTTCGCAGCCTGGTTCGTTATCTCATCCATGGCAACGCCCATAAAGTCGCAGAACATTATCTCCGGAACGGGTCTCATTCCAGTTGCAGCGGCACCAACGGATGAGCCTATTATCGCAGTCTCGCTTATGGGGGTGTCCTTTACCCTCTCTCCTCCAAACTCTTCCCACAATCCCTTCGTAACCCCGAAGCATCCTCCAAATCTACCCACATCTTCACCTATAATATAGACTCTCTCGTCGCGCTTCATTTCCTCCCTTAAGGCTTCCCTTATAGCTTCCGCGTAAGTGATCTCTCTCATCTTGAGCACCCCCTAAGCGTAAACATCCTCGAGTGCCTCTTCGGGCTCAGGATAGGGACTTT contains these protein-coding regions:
- a CDS encoding alpha-ketoacid dehydrogenase subunit beta; translated protein: MREITYAEAIREALREEMKRDERVYIIGEDVGRFGGCFGVTKGLWEEFGGERVKDTPISETAIIGSSVGAAATGMRPVPEIMFCDFMGVAMDEITNQAAKMRYMFGGKVKLPMVVRTPVGGGLSAAAQHSQSLEAWFTHLPGLKVVMPSTPYDAKGLLKAAIRDDNPVIFLEHKMLYGVKGEVPEEEYIVPLGVADVKREGKDITIIATSMMVHKSLEAAKELEKEGISVEVIDPRTLYPLDEEKILESVKKTHRAIVVHEAVERSGFGGEIVAIIMEKAFEYLDAPVKRVCAKNTPIPFSPPLENFVIPQVSDIIKAVKEMV